The following coding sequences lie in one Glycine soja cultivar W05 chromosome 16, ASM419377v2, whole genome shotgun sequence genomic window:
- the LOC114389420 gene encoding AAA-ATPase At3g50940-like, translated as MSFLAPAKALLSAAASLAATAMVVRSVACDLLPSELRSFISNGIHSMFSRFSPDITLIIEEMDDLDNNQIYEAAETYLSSKISPTTQRLKVSNPVTDKTFALTMEPNEPLTDVFRSVKFIWILVCRQLESHSFYNPRDLKSTLKSEFRSLELTFHKKHKEMVLNTYIPYILQQAKSIKQETKALKIFTVDYQNIYGNIGDAWVGINLNHPATFDTLAMERVVKEFVMKDLERFVRRKEYYRRVGKAWKRGYLMHGPPGTGKSSLIAAMANYLKFDVYDLELTELQVNSELRRLLIGMANRSILVVEDIDCTAEFHDRRTRSRAASGNNNDTQLTLSGLLNFIDGLWSSCGDERIIVFTTNHKGKLDPALLRPGRMDVHIHMSYCTPCGFRQLASNYLGIKEHSLFEQIEEEMQKTQVTPAEVAEQLLKSRGIETRLEQLLDFMRKKKETQEMEAKKKQQLLDFLRKKKETQEMEAKKKEQEAEDEEEQQGKEIDDGSEEENFDSDDDNNEETSLEQFLDFMIKKIETQEMEA; from the exons atGTCCTTCTTGGCCCCCGCGAAGGCGCTGCTCTCGGCGGCGGCCTCTCTGGCCGCCACCGCAATGGTGGTCCGCTCCGTGGCGTGCGACCTCCTTCCGTCGGAGCTCCGATCCTTCATCAGCAACGGCATCCACAGCATGTTCTCGCGCTTCTCCCCGGACATAACCCTAATCATCGAAGAGATGGACGACCTCGACAACAACCAAATCTACGAAGCCGCGGAAACCTACCTCAGCTCCAAAATCTCTCCCACCACACAGAGACTCAAGGTGAGTAACCCGGTGACAGACAAAACCTTCGCCCTCACCATGGAGCCCAACGAACCCCTAACGGACGTTTTCAGAAGCGTGAAGTTTATCTGGATCCTCGTTTGCCGTCAGTTGGAGTCCCACAGCTTCTACAACCCGCGCGACCTGAAATCCACCTTGAAATCAGAGTTTCGCTCGCTGGAACTCACTTTTCACAAGAAGCACAAGGAGATGGTACTCAACACCTACATTCCCTATATTCTCCAACAAGCCAAGTCAATTAAGCAGGAAACGAAGGCGCTTAAGATCTTCACTGTGGACTACCAGAACATTTACGGCAACATCGGTGACGCCTGGGTGGGGATAAATCTGAACCACCCGGCCACGTTCGACACGCTGGCGATGGAGCGCGTCGTGAAAGAGTTTGTCATGAAGGACTTGGAGAGGTTCGTGAGGAGGAAAGAGTATTATAGGAGAGTTGGCAAGGCGTGGAAGAGAGGGTATTTGATGCATGGTCCCCCGGGCACTGGGAAATCGAGCCTCATTGCTGCTATGGCGAATTACTTGAAGTTTGATGTCTATGACTTGGAGCTCACGGAGCTGCAGGTTAACTCGGAGCTCAGGAGGCTGCTCATTGGCATGGCGAATAGGTCTATTCTTGTCGTGGAGGACATTGATTGCACTGCTGAGTTTCATGATCGGAGAACTAGGTCCAGAGCTGCTTCTGGAAATAACAACGATACACAG CTTACACTATCGGGGTTGCTGAATTTCATTGATGGGTTATGGTCAAGTTGTGGGGATGAGAGGATCATAGTGTTCACAACAAACCACAAGGGCAAGCTTGACCCTGCATTGCTTCGCCCTGGTCGAATGGATGTTCACATTCACATGTCCTACTGCACTCCCTGTGGTTTCAGGCAGCTAGCTTCCAATTACCTAGGAATCAAAGAGCATTCTCTCTTCGAACAGATCGAGGAAGAGATGCAGAAAACCCAGGTGACTCCTGCTGAGGTAGCAGAGCAGCTTCTGAAGAGCAGGGGCATTGAAACTAGACTCGAACAACTTTTAGATTTCatgagaaagaagaaagaaactcAGGAAATGGAGGCTAAAAAGAAGCAACAACTTTTAGATTTCttgagaaagaagaaagaaactcAGGAAATGGAGGCTAAAAAGAAGGAACAGGAGGCTGAAGACGAAGAGGAACAGCAGGGGAAGGAGATTGATGATggtagtgaagaagaaaattttGATAGTGATGATGACAATAACGAAGAAACTAGCCTCGAACAATTTTTAGATTTCATGATAAAGAAGATAGAAACTCAGGAAATGGAGGCTTAA